A DNA window from Impatiens glandulifera chromosome 7, dImpGla2.1, whole genome shotgun sequence contains the following coding sequences:
- the LOC124910572 gene encoding probable pectate lyase 5, protein MFPTQCIIIIIIITITILFPILIQSSSSFNLSLPHQHPYPEHVVQDLQNKLNASISRRQIIEQSKITNTNIPDCLTGNPIDDCWRCDPNWSHNRQNLADCGIGFGQSAMGGKNGRIYVVTDSSDKDAANPTPGTLRHAVIQEEPLWIIFSANMLIRLRHELIINSYKTIDGRGAEIVITGGGCLTIQYVNHVIVHGIEIRNCVPTGNTDIRSSPSHVGHRGRSDGDGISIFSSRNIWIDHCSLSRCTDGLIDAIMGSTAITISNCYFSNHDEVMLLGHDDRYFPDSGMQVTIAFNHFGKGLVQRMPRCRFGYIHVVNNDFTEWQMYAIGGSASPTINSQGNRYMAPTDPNAKEVTRRLDADEGKWSNWNWRTDGDILVNGAYFVPSGQEFSTQYAKASSLDPKSVTFIDRLTSGAGVFGGTRDTSASQTYPSYTGSGIDSSPKSHSNNNNGNDQGDFFSLVFGNGGSSKTPTKFITIVFSVVICFSLEITTGGLLKWILL, encoded by the exons ATGTTTCCAACCCAAtgcattatcatcatcatcatcatcacaatCACAATCCTCTTCCCAATTCTTattcaatcttcttcttcattcaatCTATCTCTCCCTCACCAACACCCATACCCAGAACATGTAGTTCAAGATCTTCAAAACAAACTAAACGCTTCAATTTCAAGAAGACAAATCATAGAACAATCCAAAATCACCAATACCAACATTCCAGATTGTCTAACAGGCAACCCAATTGACGATTGTTGGAGATGCGACCCAAACTGGTCTCACAACCGTCAAAATCTAGCCGATTGCGGAATCGGATTCGGACAATCAGCAATGGGAGGTAAAAACGGTCGAATCTACGTAGTAACAGATTCCTCCGACAAAGATGCCGCAAACCCAACTCCGGGAACACTCCGACATGCCGTGATTCAAGAAGAACCACTCTGGATTATCTTCTCTGCTAATATGTTAATCAGATTAAGACACGAACTGATAATTAACAGTTATAAGACAATTGATGGTAGGGGGGCTGAGATTGTGATTACTGGAGGTGGGTGTTTGACGATTCAGTATGTGAATCATGTGATTGTTCATGGGATTGAAATTAGGAATTGTGTTCCGACTGGGAATACGGATATTCGATCGAGTCCGAGTCATGTTGGACATAGAGGGAGATCGGATGGAGATGGGATATCGATATTTTCATCGAGGAATATTTGGATTGATCATTGTAGCTTGTCTCGTTGTACTGATGGGTTAATCGATGCGATTATGGGGTCGACTGCGATTACGATTTCGAATTGCTATTTTTCGAATCATGATGAAGTTATGTTGTTGGGTCATGATGATCGTTACTTTCCAGACTCAGGAATGCag GTGACAATAGCATTCAATCACTTTGGGAAGGGATTAGTGCAAAGGATGCCGAGATGTCGATTCGGATATATTCATGTAGTCAACAATGATTTTACGGAGTGGCAAATGTACGCCATCGGCGGGAGTGCTTCACCGACAATCAATAGTCAAGGCAATCGTTACATGGCCCCAACAGATCCTAATGCGAAGGAG GTGACGAGACGATTAGATGCGGATGAAGGAAAATGGtcgaattggaattggaggacCGATGGGGACATTTTAGTAAACGGGGCATATTTTGTTCCTTCGGGACAAGAGTTTAGCACGCAATATGCTAAAGCCTCTAGTTTGGATCCAAAATCGGTTACTTTTATCGACCGACTTACCTCAGGCGCAGGTGTCTTCGGCGGAACCag ggaCACAAGTGCGAGCCAAACATACCCTTCATACACGGGTAGTGGGATAGATAGCAGCCCGAAAAGTCATAGTAACAATAATAATGGTAATGACCAAGGTGATTTTTTTAGCTTGGTATTCGGGAACGGAGGATCGTCGAAAACTCCGACAAAattcatcaccattgtcttctCCGTCGTAATTTGTTTTAGTTTGGAAATTACAACGGGTGGATTGTTAAAATGGATATTGTTATAA
- the LOC124945109 gene encoding protein SEEDLING PLASTID DEVELOPMENT 1 has product MRALNSHIVLIDHSLQSATQIASSSFSYLKTSKIFHRNTHRRNSNSNSTTISSSAVPVPSIRSPNVRRPRDRTSPGNGQTAVSVSWNSSRSEEVSELEMFLDLVPLRMRNDLFTHPDVGQLIEVVMDLGRKPLARFPFGDWMISEQIVKPEDLDHAISKVGEFSDDNRSGINSSLHRISAIRNRKSQIIGLTCRVGRAIMGSAEIIRDLIEGGDSILVVGPPGVGKTTLIREIARMLADERKKRVVIVDTSNEIGGDGDVPHSGIGFARRMQVPNVDMQHNVMIEAVENHMPETIIIDEIGTELEAMAASTIAQRGVQLVATAHGMTIDNIIKNPSLQILVGGIESVTLGDEEARKRKVQKTILERKGPPTFSSAVELISKTECRVHHRLDATVDTILAGKSPLFEIRYMDAETSISLESTPSTSEEKHIDDKPDVSDKEEERPETESETKNRNEHYAYSIKKSDNQSMPVYVYIYKQILEMDVVQVASVMGLEDVVVTDDIEVADAILVCSSELKQNPWIRRVSKFHQVPVFVIKSNTMAQMVKALRMILGMDSFASSTTKPPLKGSNSLDIEIEDDDTPPKRKPSLEEIDALEEVRLAIEYIVIPGGEAVELLPRRSDIVARQLELVESYQLAAEYSGTEVNPRLHILPQKLQSKSSKNETKMAGNDVGKLPLLP; this is encoded by the exons ATGAGAGCTCTCAATTCTCATATTGTCCTCATTGATCATTCTCTTCAATCAGCTACGCAAATCGCTTCCTCAAGTTTTTCCTACCTCAAAACTTCCAAAATATTCCATCGAAATACTCATAGACGTAACAGTAACAGTAACAGTACTACTATCTCGTCATCCGCAGTTCCAGTGCCATCGATTCGATCCCCAAACGTTCGTAGGCCACGCGATCGAACATCGCCTGGAAATGGACAGACAGCGGTTTCGGTTTCGTGGAATTCATCTCGATCGGAAGAAGTATCTGAACTGGAAATGTTTCTAGATCTAGTACCTTTAAGGATGAGGAATGATCTGTTCACGCATCCGGATGTTGGACAACTGATTGAAGTAGTAATGGATTTAGGAAGAAAGCCTTTGGCTAGGTTTCCTTTTGGCGATTGGATGATTTCTGAACAGATAGTGAAACCTGAGGATTTAGATCATGCTATATCGAAG GTTGGTGAGTTTTCAGATGATAATCGTTCAGGAATTAATAGTTCGTTACATCGTATAAGTGCTATACGAAATCGAAAAAGTCAAATCATAGGTCTTACTTGTCGAGTTGGTCGAGCTATTATGGGTAGTGCAGAGATTATTCGTGATCTTATTGAAGGAGGAGACTCGATCTTGGTTGTAGGACCTCCAGGAGTTGGTAAAACAACCTTGATCAG GGAAATTGCCAGAATGTTGGCTGATGAGCGGAAGAAAAGGGTTGTCATTGTAGATACCTCAAATGAGATAGGTGGTGATGGGGATGTTCCTCATTCTGGTATTGGTTTTGCTAGACGGATGCAAGTTCCTAACGTAGATATGCAACACAAT GTAATGATTGAAGCTGTTGAAAATCATATGCCTGAAACCATTATAATTGATGAGATTGGAACTGAGCTTGAAGCTATGGCCGCCAGTACAATTGCTCAAAGGGGAGTTCAGCTTGTTGCTACAGCCCATGGAATGACAATCGATAACATAATAAAGAATCCATCTTTGCAGATTCTTGTTGGCGGCATAGAG AGTGTTACTCTTGGTGACGAGGAAGCTAGAAAAAGGAAAGTGCAAAAAACAATCTTAGAAAGGAAAGGACCTCCAACTTTTTCGTCTGCAGTTGAGCTGATTTCAAAAACCGAGTGTCGTGTTCACCACCGTCTTGATGCAACTGTAGATACTATATTAGCTG GCAAGTCTCCTTTATTTGAAATTCGTTATATGGATGCTGAAACTAGTATATCATTGGAGTCAACCCCCTCAACATCTGAGGAGAAGCATATAGATGATAAGCCAGACGTGAGTGACAAGGAAGAGGAAAGACCCGAAACTGAATCTGAAACGAAAAATAGAAATGAACATTATGCATACAGTATCAAGAAATCAGACAACCAGAGCATGCCAGTATATGTTTACATTTACAAG CAAATCCTTGAAATGGATGTTGTTCAAGTTGCAAGTGTAATGGGGCTGGAGGATGTAGTTGTCACTGATGATATTGAAGTAGCAGATGCCATTTTAGTCTGCAGCTCTGAGTTGAAACAGAACCCGTGGATCCGAAGAGTCTCTAAATTTCACCAAGTGCCTGTATTTGTTATAAAG TCGAATACAATGGCACAAATGGTGAAGGCATTGAGGATGATCCTTGGAATGGATTCCTTTGCTTCTTCGACAACAAAACCGCCTCTCAAAGGTTCTAATTCCTTGGACATTGAAATCGAAGATGATGATACTCCTCCAAAGAGGAAACCTTCACTTGAGGAGATTGATGCCTTAGAG GAGGTTCGGCTTGCGATAGAGTATATAGTGATTCCGGGTGGAGAGGCAGTTGAACTTCTGCCAAGGCGGTCTGACATTGTAGCACGACAGCTTGAGCTTGTCGAAAGCTATCAATTGGCTGCAGAGTATTCTGGAACAGAGGTTAACCCGAGGTTACACATTCTTCCTCAAAAACTTCAAAGCAAGTCTTCCAAAAACGAGACTAAAATGGCGGGTAACGATGTTGGTAAGCTCCCGTTATTGccttaa
- the LOC124909880 gene encoding ACT domain-containing protein ACR10-like, whose amino-acid sequence MAIVYEDMVLIKYAEKEGDNTLITISCPDKIGLGCDLCRVLFQFGLTIDKADFSTDGRWCYLVFWVVGKQTTRWSLLKERMLNVCPICLPELSKIYYYKSQFEKPTSSNLFLLKFFLNNDQSTLLHDVTKVLNELELTIRRVKVSTTPEERIVNLFFVIDTRDELHTKKRQDETISLLNDTIGVDMITCEIKPVGAEVSTSNSFIPREEEMYSLFCLPNEIEKNDVGLFVSSPVSITLDNTLSPSHSRIQIVCQNRKGLVYDVMRTLKDNNIKVCHGRFFTKVNCEFDLLVMRIVDEDKQNELCSRLRMELLCPLRMETMRRGPNNNTELIVVNPVEVLSNRGRPLVFHDITHGLKSLDVGIFWVEIVRHRIHDQEWEVYKILLDDHDDDGDEDIPFSRNVIEDCVRKKLMSWE is encoded by the exons ATGGCTATTGTATATGAAGATATGGTGTTGATTAAATATGCTGAGAAAGAAGGTGATAACACTTTGATAACTATTAGTTGTCCTGATAAAATTGGATTGGGTTGTGATTTATGCAGAGTTTTATTTCAATTTGGTCTCACCATTGATAAAGCAG ATTTCTCGACCGATGGAAGATGGTGTTACTTGGTATTTTGGGTTGTTGGTAAGCAAACAACACGATGGAGTTTATTGAAGGAGAGAATGTTGAATGTCTGTCCGATATGTTTACCGGAACTTTCTAAAATTTATTACTATAAATCACAGTTTGAGAAACCTACAAGTTCGAATTTGTTTCTTTTGAAGTTCTTCCTCAACAATGATCAAAGTACACTCTTACATG ATGTAACAAAGGTTCTTAACGAGTTGGAGCTCACGATAAGAAGAGTTAAGGTGTCCACTACACCGGAGGAGAGGATCGTGAATCTATTCTTTGTTATTGACACTag AGACGAGCTTCACACGAAGAAGAGACAAGACGAGACAATTAGTCTATTGAACGACACAATTGGAGTAGACATGATTACTTGTGAAATCAAACCAGTTGGTGCTGAAGTTTCAACATCCAATTCATTTATTCCTCGTGAGGAAGAGATGTATTCTCTCTTTTGTCTCCCTAACGAAATAGAGAAGAACGACGTCGGTTTATTTGTCTCTAGTCCCGTTTCTATAACTTTGGATAATACCCTTAGCCCCTCTCATTCGCGTATTcaaattgtttgccaaaatcgTAAGGGTCTCGTTTATGACGTCATGAGAACACTAAAAGACAACAATATTAAGGTGTGTCATGGTCGATTTTTCACAAAAGTGAATTGCGAGTTTGATTTGTTGGTGATGAGAATAGTGGACGAGGATAAGCAAAATGAGTTGTGCTCACGTTTGAGAATGGAACTCCTATGTCCTTTGAGGATGGAGACGATGAGACGTGGACCTAACAATAACACCGAGTTGATTGTAGTTAATCCGGTTGAGGTTTTATCTAACCGTGGGAGGCCTCTAGTGTTTCATGATATCACACATGGATTAAAGTCTCTTGATGTTGGCAtattttgg gtGGAGATAGTAAGACATAGGATTCATGATCAAGAATGGGAAGTTTACAAGATCTTACTtgatgatcatgatgatgatggGGATGAAGACATTCCTTTCAGTAGGAATGTTATTGAAGATTGTGTTAGGAAGAAGTTGATGAGTTGGGAATGA